A genome region from Carya illinoinensis cultivar Pawnee chromosome 2, C.illinoinensisPawnee_v1, whole genome shotgun sequence includes the following:
- the LOC122301223 gene encoding fasciclin-like arabinogalactan protein 10 produces MAALHPIFLFLALTALTASVSAHNITEILSGFPEYSDYNNFLTQTKLADDINTRQTITVLVLNNGAMSALTSKHPLSVIKNALRLLVLLDYYDPPKLHQISKGSTLTTTLYQTTGNVPGNLGFVNITDLQGGKVGFGSAAPGSKLDSSFTKSVKQIAYNISVLEISSFINSPGLLTAPAPSASGVNITAALEKAGCKTFASLIVANGVIKTYEGAVEKGLTLFAPQDEAFKAKGVPDLSKLTNAEIVSLLLYHARAGYTPIGSLKTTKDPLTTLATNGAGKYDLTVTSAGDSVTLHTGVDSSRVAETVLDSTPLVIFSVDNVLLPTELFGKSPSSAPAPSPTSPSPAPVVAPSPVTEAPSPLSASPPAPPTETPGGAPAGAPSHESQNSTSDNGAGHVKGSALVAALITVSVTVVSSIVLS; encoded by the coding sequence ATGGCCGCATTACACCCTATCTTCCTGTTTCTCGCTCTTACTGCCCTCACTGCCTCCGTCTCGGCCCACAATATCACCGAGATTCTCTCCGGTTTCCCGGAATACTCCGACTACAATAACTTCTTGACCCAAACAAAACTCGCCGACGACATCAACACCCGCCAAACGATCACCGTCCTCGTCCTGAACAATGGGGCCATGTCCGCCCTCACATCCAAACACCCCCTCTCCGTTATCAAGAACGCACTCCGCCTCCTTGTCCTTCTCGATTACTATGACCCACCTAAGCTCCACCAAATCTCCAAGGGTtccaccctcaccaccactctCTACCAAACTACCGGAAATGTCCCAGGGAATCTGGGTTTTGTGAACATCACTGATCTCCAGGGTGGCAAGGTCGGCTTCGGCTCCGCTGCTCCGGGCTCCAAGCTCGACTCCAGCTTCACCAAGTCCGTCAAACAAATCGCCTACAACATCTCTGTCCTCGAGATCAGCTCCTTCATCAACTCACCGGGGCTCCTGACAGCACCGGCTCCATCGGCTTCGGGCGTAAACATCACGGCTGCACTTGAGAAGGCTGGTTGCAAAACTTTTGCATCATTGATTGTTGCCAACGGTGTGATCAAAACGTACGAGGGGGCGGTTGAAAAGGGTTTGACTCTCTTTGCGCCGCAGGATGAGGCTTTTAAGGCTAAAGGAGTTCCTGATCTGAGCAAGCTCACGAATGCCGAAATAGTCTCGCTTCTATTGTATCATGCACGTGCTGGCTACACACCAATCGGGTCGCTGAAGACCACCAAGGATCCCCTCACTACGCTAGCAACTAATGGTGCCGGGAAGTACGACCTGACCGTTACATCAGCGGGTGACTCGGTCACGCTTCACACTGGAGTCGACTCGTCCAGAGTTGCTGAAACGGTGCTCGACTCAACGCCTTTGGTGATATTCAGCGTGGATAACGTGCTTCTTCCGACCGAGTTGTTCGGGAAATCACCTTCTTCAGCACCGGCACCATCACCGACGTCTCCAAGCCCCGCACCGGTTGTGGCACCTTCTCCGGTGACTGAGGCGCCGTCGCCACTGTCGGCATCTCCCCCTGCCCCACCGACAGAGACACCGGGAGGTGCTCCGGCAGGCGCGCCTTCGCACGAGTCGCAGAACAGCACCTCGGATAACGGAGCTGGTCACGTTAAGGGATCTGCATTGGTGGCAGCACTGATCACTGTCTCCGTCACTGTAGTTTCCTCTATAGTCTTGTCCTAA
- the LOC122301224 gene encoding peptidyl-prolyl cis-trans isomerase CYP18-1: MSVTLHTNLGDIKCEIFCDEVPKAAENFLALCASGYYDGTIFHRNIKGFMIQGGDPTGTGKGGTSIWGKKFSDEIRESLKHNARGILSMANSGPNTNGSQFFLTYAKQPHLNGVYTVFGKVIHGFEVLDLMEKTQTGPGDRPLAEIRLNRVTMHANPLAG, translated from the exons ATG TCAGTTACGCTGCACACGAATCTCGGTGACATCAAGTGTGAGATTTTCTGCGACGAGGTCCCCAAGGCCGCCGAG aattttctGGCTCTTTGTGCAAGTGGTTATTACGATGGGACCATATTTCACCGAAATATTAAAGGTTTTATGATTCAAGGTGGAGACCCAACAGGTACAGGCAAGGGGGGAACCAGTATATGGGGGAAGAAGTTCAGCGACGAGATAAGAGAATCTCTCAAG CACAACGCAAGGGGGATACTTTCAATGGCCAATAGTGGCCCCAATACTAATGGAAGCCAGTTCTTCTTAACATATGCGAAGCAGCCTCATCTGAATGGAGTGTACACTGTGTTTGGTAAAGTGATTCATGGGTTTGAAGTCCTTGATCTAATGGAAAAG ACTCAAACGGGTCCGGGAGATCGGCCACTAGCAGAGATCAGACTCAATCGCGTCACAATGCATGCTAACCCACTTGCTGGCTAG